GACCTGCTGGCCTTGGGAACTAGCACTACCACTGTTGCTGGCGGCAGCGGGGTTGTTGGCTCCGGGCGAAGTGGCCGTCAGATGTGGAATGTTTTCGGGAACGGGGTGCTGGGAGCCAATATTGGTGACACCGACGTCTGAGGCTTTTCCTGCCTTGCTGAGTGCGTAATCACCCGAATCGAAATATTTCCGTTCCTAGAATGCCGGCTGGTGTTAGATTGATGGTCAAGGGAACGAACTATGAGCGACAATCCCACCTTGAGTTTGTTCTGGAGGAGATCCTTCTTGTTTGGCATTTTGCCATAAAGACGCAGCAGACGCTGCTCATCTGGACTAAGGGACTGTGGTCGAGTAACAACGGTCAGATCCCTTGTCTCTTCTTGGATTCTTTCTGGGGGTGGCCAACTGCCAAGACTCACACTGATGTCAACCTTGTtctgttgatgaggattcaTTGTGGGCGACAGGAGCAAGATCGCACTGTTTTTgcagaaggagaaaaaaaaaaaagcaagtGAATGGAGCGAAGATAAAGCGATAAAACCCGTGGCAGTGGTCGCAGTAGTAAAAGTTCTCTGGACAGGAGCCAACGATCGAGAAGCGGGGAAGAGAGCGACAGTTGGGCGACAGAGATCCCTGCCAGACGAAGAGGTAGAGAAAGGAGGTTTGAAGAATCTGGAGAGTCGAACAGACACAATCAAACCAGGCAATTCGAGGAGAGAATAGAAATAGTCGATAGAAGaacagttggtgaaggagaggttgaagagaaggaagtAGAAGAGTAGAAGATGGAGTTGGTTgcaggcggaggaggagagggcgGTGGGCGGACAGGTGACCACAGTAGTGATACAATTAGAGAATCTTATTATCGCTGTCTTTATATGTATATTATTTGCCAATTCAGTTTTAATTGTATACAGCAATAAAAGAGTATGTTTAAttgtcgttgttgttgttgtggtggtagtggtggtgggtggtgCCGGTGGTGATTATCAGAAGTATGCAGACTTATGGAGGGGCATTAAAGCTATACACAGAGTACAGAAACTTCACCATACATCCACAAAGCAATAAGGGTATGTTTTCTGCAAGATAGAAAGAATAAAAACAAAAATAGAGGGCCAACATGTTATAATGATATATTCTGAAGTATTGCATATATATGGCGACTGCTCAACCGCTTCTCTCCACAGTCCATCGCATCCCGATTTGGTTCTCTTCGCGCTCTCTATAAAATTTCTATTCTCCCAGCAACGGGAGCACCCAGAAAACcaacctttttttttttctttttctctagCTTTACTATATATTGATCTCTAGTATTCACTCAAAAGAACAAAATATGAGCAAGACTCCTGCAACTTTCGTGGTCGAACATCTCGACCCCGAATTAGGTGCTTGGTCTGCCTTGGAATATGGCTGTATTGCCCGTGAATCCCACGCAATAGGAGCTCAATTCCTGCTCAGCTCCGTTCCTCCGTCTTTGCAGCTGCCCCAGGAGCTGGCTGCCGCTCAGGGTCTCGAGGTTAACCAGCGCAGCGTCGAGGAGATCTTTGCGGACCGGAAGGACAAGGTCTGCTTGCTTGATCCGGCGGCCCAGGTCGAGTTGAGCCCGGCCGACGGCGATCACTTCGAAGTGTTTCTCTTTGGTGGTATTCTTGGTAggcttttttatttttaattttttttcccccttCCAGCCGTGTATATCATCCTTCTTTTGTGGAAGCTAACTATATGGAATCAGGTGATGATCCTCCGCGGGGTGAGTGATGCTATGAAatgtctcttttcttctttgcaaTTGACCAAAATTATTGCTAGATCGCACCAAGGAATTGAGAAAAAAAGGCTACACAGGACGTCGGTTAGGTCCTAAGCAGATGACCACTGATACGGCAGTGCGAGTCACCCGTATAGTCTCGCAGGATAAAAGTGAGACCTTTTGCCACTTGAGTTGTCTGCTGTACGGCGGATCAAATGGATACTGATCAAGGAATAGTTGCTTTGGAGCAAATTCCATACGTCGATTACCCAGAGATCCGGATCAACGAGAATGAGCGCACCGAAATGCCGTTCCGCTATGTCAAGGGTGCAGATGGCCAACCGATCATGCCTTCTGTACGTTACTGGTACCCGCAGGTACATGCAGAACACATAAGTACTGACATGTCTAGGGTATGATCGA
This Aspergillus chevalieri M1 DNA, chromosome 3, nearly complete sequence DNA region includes the following protein-coding sequences:
- a CDS encoding endosulfine family protein (COG:T,U;~EggNog:ENOG410PQSG;~InterPro:IPR006760;~PFAM:PF04667) — encoded protein: MNPHQQNKVDISVSLGSWPPPERIQEETRDLTVVTRPQSLSPDEQRLLRLYGKMPNKKDLLQNKLKERKYFDSGDYALSKAGKASDVGVTNIGSQHPVPENIPHLTATSPGANNPAAASNSGSASSQGQQVPGSSISGHPGSIGFQGRSPAKESSFLQQETSAEDSEGATDSAAAKGKDTQESNVSPPPARGGVPIKQ
- a CDS encoding SAM-dependent methyltransferase (COG:S;~EggNog:ENOG410PHK1;~InterPro:IPR007364;~PFAM:PF04252;~go_function: GO:0008168 - methyltransferase activity [Evidence IEA]), which codes for MSKTPATFVVEHLDPELGAWSALEYGCIARESHAIGAQFLLSSVPPSLQLPQELAAAQGLEVNQRSVEEIFADRKDKVCLLDPAAQVELSPADGDHFEVFLFGGILGDDPPRDRTKELRKKGYTGRRLGPKQMTTDTAVRVTRIVSQDKIALEQIPYVDYPEIRINENERTEMPFRYVKGADGQPIMPSGMIDLIKKDADKGVDDLF